From Pseudoalteromonas viridis, the proteins below share one genomic window:
- a CDS encoding GNAT family N-acetyltransferase: MPLIIEPLAQLTAEQQQALAWQLQACIAQGASLGFYHPLCDADVANYWFQINIELKESKRLLLGAYINQQLVASVQLVPCHKQNGQHRAEVEKLIVHPDYQRQGIAQSLMHHLEAYAYQQGIRLLVLDTQSGDKSEQFYQAVGFTKSGEIPHFVSDQQGTLYATSYYFKLLATR; encoded by the coding sequence ATGCCACTCATAATTGAACCCCTGGCACAACTGACTGCGGAGCAGCAGCAAGCACTTGCCTGGCAATTGCAAGCCTGTATTGCTCAGGGCGCATCCCTGGGGTTCTACCACCCACTCTGTGACGCAGACGTGGCAAACTACTGGTTTCAGATCAACATTGAACTCAAGGAGAGTAAACGCCTCTTACTGGGCGCTTACATCAATCAGCAGTTGGTTGCCTCGGTACAACTGGTACCTTGCCACAAACAAAATGGTCAGCATCGTGCAGAAGTAGAAAAACTGATCGTACACCCGGATTATCAGCGTCAGGGCATTGCCCAATCACTAATGCATCACCTCGAAGCCTATGCCTACCAGCAGGGAATTAGACTCTTAGTGTTGGATACGCAAAGTGGTGATAAGTCGGAGCAGTTTTATCAGGCTGTTGGCTTTACCAAAAGCGGAGAGATCCCACACTTTGTTAGTGATCAACAAGGTACTCTGTATGCCACCAGCTATTATTTTAAGCTACTTGCCACCCGCTAA
- a CDS encoding helix-turn-helix domain-containing protein, translating to MAAKLSSTHPSVLRAVHMVQSQQLTIHEAASQFALSQRTLYRALRGKQPRTQSRYSQLLQQKQQLESQLRQIREELACIQKDSYATHN from the coding sequence ATGGCCGCCAAACTCTCTTCCACGCACCCCAGTGTGCTACGTGCGGTGCATATGGTACAAAGCCAGCAACTGACCATTCATGAAGCGGCCAGTCAGTTTGCCTTATCCCAGCGCACGCTTTACAGGGCACTTCGGGGTAAACAGCCCCGTACTCAGTCACGCTATTCGCAGCTTTTACAGCAAAAACAGCAACTCGAATCTCAACTCCGCCAGATCCGCGAAGAACTGGCATGTATACAAAAGGATAGCTATGCCACTCATAATTGA